Proteins encoded together in one Lathyrus oleraceus cultivar Zhongwan6 chromosome 5, CAAS_Psat_ZW6_1.0, whole genome shotgun sequence window:
- the LOC127082825 gene encoding probable serine/threonine-protein kinase PBL21 isoform X2, whose product MSCFSCFVSRRNKDVRRVEVDNGSRSATTPGNGGTNSSEGEWKRECAEGKGKSVMGGKSRTAAASFGFRELATATRGFNEANMIGEGGFGKVFKGRLSTGELVAVKQLCHDGRQGFQEFVTEVLMLSLLHHSNLVKLIGYCTDGDQRLLVYEYMPMRCLENHLFDVPHDKEPLNWHSRMKIAVGAARGLEYLHCKADPPVIYRDLKSANILLDNDFSAKLSDFGLAKLGPVGDNTHVSTRVMGTYGYCAPEYAMSGKLTLKSDIYSFGVVLLELITGRRAIDSNKKPGEQNLVSWSRPYFSDRRKFVHMADPLLQGQFPVRCLHQAIAITAMCLQEQPKFRPLIGDIVVALEYLASQTHSIEAHKYGACRPPLQPSSKMDILIFTGIRF is encoded by the exons ATGAGTTGTTTTTCTTGCTTTGTTTCTCGTCGGAATAAAGATGTTAGGAGGGTTGAAGTTGATAATGGTTCTCGATCTGCTACTACTCCAG GAAATGGTGGAACGAATTCATCAG AGGGTGAATGGAAGAGAGAATGTGCAGAGGGAAAGGGGAAGAGTGTGATGGGTGGAAAAAGTAGAACTGCTGCGGCTAGTTTTGGTTTTCGGGAGCTTGCGACGGCGACAAGGGGTTTTAATGAAGCCAATATGATTGGGGAAGGTGGTTTTGGAAAAGTTTTCAAGGGTCGTCTTTCAACGGGCGAG CTTGTTGCGGTTAAACAATTATGTCATGATGGTCGTCAAGGTTTTCAGGAGTTTGTGACGGAGGTTCTTATGCTAAGTCTGTTGCATCATTCTAACCTTGTTAAGTTGATTGGCTATTGCACTGATGGAGATCAAAGGCTTTTGGTTTATGAATATATGCCTATGAGATGTCTTGAAAATCATCTTTTCG ATGTTCCCCATGACAAAGAACCTCTAAATTGGCATTCTCGCATGAAGATTGCTGTTGGAGCAGCTCGGGGCCTTGAGTATCTCCATTGTAAAGCGGATCCGCCTGTTATCTATCGAGATTTGAAGTCTGCTAACATCTTATTAGACAATGACTTCAGCGCAAAGCTGTCAGATTTTGGGCTTGCTAAACTAGGACCTGTTGGAGACAATACTCATGTTTCAACCAGAGTAATGGGTACATACGGGTACTGTGCGCCAGAATATGCGATGAGTGGCAAATTAACTCTCAAATCTGATATCTACAGCTTTGGTGTCGTTTTGTTGGAGTTGATCACTGGTCGCAGGGCAATAGACTCTAATAAAAAACCAGGAGAGCAAAACTTAGTTTCATGG tCTCGCCCGTATTTTAGTGACCGGAGAAAGTTTGTACATATGGCTGACCCTCTTCTGCAAGGACAATTCCCAGTCCGGTGTTTGCATCAAGCAATTGCTATAACTGCTATGTGTCTCCAGGAGCAACCGAAATTCCGTCCACTCATTGGTGATATTGTTGTTGCACTGGAATACCTAGCTTCTCAGA CCCATAGTATTGAAGCCCATAAATATGGTGCGTGCCGCCCACCGCTGCAACCATCTTCCAAAATGGACATATTAATTTTTACAGGTATTAGATTCTAG
- the LOC127082825 gene encoding probable serine/threonine-protein kinase PBL21 isoform X1 has product MSCFSCFVSRRNKDVRRVEVDNGSRSATTPGNGGTNSSEGEWKRECAEGKGKSVMGGKSRTAAASFGFRELATATRGFNEANMIGEGGFGKVFKGRLSTGELVAVKQLCHDGRQGFQEFVTEVLMLSLLHHSNLVKLIGYCTDGDQRLLVYEYMPMRCLENHLFDVPHDKEPLNWHSRMKIAVGAARGLEYLHCKADPPVIYRDLKSANILLDNDFSAKLSDFGLAKLGPVGDNTHVSTRVMGTYGYCAPEYAMSGKLTLKSDIYSFGVVLLELITGRRAIDSNKKPGEQNLVSWSRPYFSDRRKFVHMADPLLQGQFPVRCLHQAIAITAMCLQEQPKFRPLIGDIVVALEYLASQSIEPHRYGARSP; this is encoded by the exons ATGAGTTGTTTTTCTTGCTTTGTTTCTCGTCGGAATAAAGATGTTAGGAGGGTTGAAGTTGATAATGGTTCTCGATCTGCTACTACTCCAG GAAATGGTGGAACGAATTCATCAG AGGGTGAATGGAAGAGAGAATGTGCAGAGGGAAAGGGGAAGAGTGTGATGGGTGGAAAAAGTAGAACTGCTGCGGCTAGTTTTGGTTTTCGGGAGCTTGCGACGGCGACAAGGGGTTTTAATGAAGCCAATATGATTGGGGAAGGTGGTTTTGGAAAAGTTTTCAAGGGTCGTCTTTCAACGGGCGAG CTTGTTGCGGTTAAACAATTATGTCATGATGGTCGTCAAGGTTTTCAGGAGTTTGTGACGGAGGTTCTTATGCTAAGTCTGTTGCATCATTCTAACCTTGTTAAGTTGATTGGCTATTGCACTGATGGAGATCAAAGGCTTTTGGTTTATGAATATATGCCTATGAGATGTCTTGAAAATCATCTTTTCG ATGTTCCCCATGACAAAGAACCTCTAAATTGGCATTCTCGCATGAAGATTGCTGTTGGAGCAGCTCGGGGCCTTGAGTATCTCCATTGTAAAGCGGATCCGCCTGTTATCTATCGAGATTTGAAGTCTGCTAACATCTTATTAGACAATGACTTCAGCGCAAAGCTGTCAGATTTTGGGCTTGCTAAACTAGGACCTGTTGGAGACAATACTCATGTTTCAACCAGAGTAATGGGTACATACGGGTACTGTGCGCCAGAATATGCGATGAGTGGCAAATTAACTCTCAAATCTGATATCTACAGCTTTGGTGTCGTTTTGTTGGAGTTGATCACTGGTCGCAGGGCAATAGACTCTAATAAAAAACCAGGAGAGCAAAACTTAGTTTCATGG tCTCGCCCGTATTTTAGTGACCGGAGAAAGTTTGTACATATGGCTGACCCTCTTCTGCAAGGACAATTCCCAGTCCGGTGTTTGCATCAAGCAATTGCTATAACTGCTATGTGTCTCCAGGAGCAACCGAAATTCCGTCCACTCATTGGTGATATTGTTGTTGCACTGGAATACCTAGCTTCTCAGAGTATTGAACCCCATAGATATGGTGCGCGCAGCCCATAG